The sequence below is a genomic window from Xiphophorus maculatus strain JP 163 A chromosome 18, X_maculatus-5.0-male, whole genome shotgun sequence.
ATCTCAATTTTAAAGttacagtttatgtttttggtctgttaaaatcattaataaattttacttttctcAGCAGTGAACAAAGGAAGCTAAAATATTTGGACaagaattacatttattaagaTGTTCtacaatttcaaaaatgttccacATACAGAATTGACTGAAGATTTGGTTACTAACTGCACCTGAATGCAGCATAGAGGGGCAGGTGTTGAGAAAACCCCCATCACTGCCATTAGAAAAAAATTGTGTGAACATCAATTTCCACAATGTGGGTGACTAAAGAATATTTATATTCTGTACTATTCAATATTTCACTGTGTGATGAATCtaaatgagtttcactttttgaagcGAGAAATTACTTAATTTTCCACCACATTTATATAGTTTTTAGATGTTACAATAGTAAAATGTTCAGCTTTATCAACAAAAAGTCTAgtaaaaaaatcaactaaaaatctgaatggGCAGCACAAACATTTAGCTGTACAATTATgtacaaaagaaacacaaaaccaactgttttaatttattgtttaatgtTAATGCCATGCTGTGTTTCAATAAGAACGTTACAGATTCCCTGTCTGTGGCTCCAGTCAGATATCCAGTAGTACAAATCAGCTCCAAGTTACATataatgaagcaaaaaaaaacaaaaaaaacaagagagcaataaatgaaacagagcaagaaaagaaaatctgattctAGAGGAGCTTCAGTAAAAGCAGGGGAGAAGCAGCAGATGCTAACGTGTTGCCTCGTGTCTGTGCTGCCCAGGATCTCAACGCTCTGGGCAGGGAGCCGGGTCACACAGACActttcacacaggtgagaaatcTCCCAATGTTTGTAAAGAACCAAACCAGCGAGAAATAAGTTAGTGTTTAGAGATTTAGCATGTGTGGACAATTACAGTATTTCAGCACTAAACACAGTCCAGGAACAGCTACACAACACAAGACTAACTGTAGTGTAAAACATTAAGCACTTCTTTGCCCCACATGGATATCACACATTCTGCCAAATTCCTCAGAAAAAAAGACTGTCCTAACCTAACAAAAAGGGCGTCTGGACTACTCCAATGCGCCCATAAAAAGGTCAGATAATCTGCTCGACATGTCActaaaaacagagataaaataGCTCCTATAACTAGTATTCAACATTATTAGtaataaaagttaatttctgtaattacattaagaaaaaaaatctcaatacaTCCAGCAACTGATAAAAATATggaggaaaaagcaaaaagaaaacaaacaaaaaaaatacaataatgaaaacaaagaacattttgCAGAACTGCTTGTACCAggacaaaaaacagcaaacagggacctctttctttctctttctagCGTTGGACTTCCTTTAATTAAGTGGTATTTAATCAAATGGTGTCAGGGCTAAtacaaaaataagagaaaaataaactcatcaACTCCGTGGCCCTGCTGGGTCAGGGAGCTCCAGAGgtgaggaaaaggaaaaaggaggGGGAGGCGGCGGAAAAGGAAGGTGGTAGGGAGGGGGAGGATGAGGAAGACAAAGGCAGAGGGAGTGAGGAGTGTGAGGAGGTGAAGGGCAGAGGGGAATCAAGTTGTTGGCTGTTGGTGGCATAGTCTCACTGGGCCTCGTCCTCAACGTCTTGCAGTGTCTCTTTGTTCTGTTCTTCACCTGGGGGACAGAAAACACATCATTAGAGTTGCTCTGAGACAAAACGTCCACGGGTAACAAAAAGATGCAGgcaggttttacattttgtgtgcAAGCGTCTCAACCTGGACAAGAAGGTGAAATGATACAGTGTGTGGTTTAATTTTGATGCACAGGgaattaaaaaaggaatttcagGGAGAACACTACAAGAAAACTGACCCAGACAATGACATTCATTAAGCTGTGGAAACGACTGAGCCACCTTGTGTTTGGGAGGTATAACTGCAACAAATTTACCAATTGTAAATTTCTAAACTACCTCGGTCAAGTGGATTTACAGTTTCTGGACAGAAAACATTGGAGATCTTATTGAAGATGTCCTAATCCAATCCTAAGTGTCCAATCAAAGTCCTGATTCAAAAACCATTTTTGAATGCTCAGCATTAAATGgtggttttctttcagccaCACCCAAAGAGAGTTACTTGgctgaaaaataactttaaaaaaaatcacatcctACCTTTGTGTTGCAAACTGTGTTCTACTGTAGGCCTGGAGCATTATTTTGGCGACCAAACAAATCTTGATTTTCCCTAAAGATCTCTATAGGGAAAATGCTTTTTACTCGTCCTGTTTATCTGTGTCACCTGacctgtttggttctgtgtgcTCTGTCCAGACAGATTTTAGTGGAGGAGAAAGCTTTACAGAAAGCGACAGAAGCACAAGTCTTTGAATTTTACAATTATCAAAGCAAAGTGCcaacaaagcaggaaaacatgtttcatcTGCATGCTCAGGTTGGAACTGCAGTGAAATGtcaaattatcaacaagtcatatcaaaacagcattaacatgctaatgttagcctagcATGTCAGAAAACTGCTGTGcattaaaaatctttaattttatcTGTTGGCAAGAAATCCATTGCTGTCCAGACAAACGGACATTGTAGCATCTGGAATAATGCTGACGAGTGATTTATGGTCATCAATAAGAACTAAAGAGTACAGCATGCTATTTTAGTCCCTTTAGCTCCTTAGCTAGTACCTGCACTGCTGCACTTGGCTTTTAGTATTTACTTGACTGAGTCAAACTAAAAATGCAACGTTGGAATACCGACCGTCATTGATTGGCTATGAGACGATGTCCAGAGCAACGTAGTTACAAGAGTCAAACCTGGCAACAGCGAGTGAGCGTACCCTGAGCTTCAAAGAAAATGGCACCCTGAAATCAACATCGTGATCCAAAGACGAGATTCAGACAATTTTGATGGCTGATATGAAACTACAAAGGGAATTAGATGATGGCTTGTCTCATCTAATCACATCACGTTACTTGTGAGGTTGTTTAGCTTCGACGACTCCATATCGGCAAATGCCAAggcataaaataaatcaatagcaGGGACAATAACATCCTGATGGGACATCGCCTTCATGTATTGCAAAGAAAGTTTGTATGTTCAACCAAATGCATGATACTTtatcattgttttaaaatttcaatagTATTATAGAAGTATTCTAACTAACGAATAGTGCTACTTTGTAAGATGCTGATCAGTTTAACCTTAATCTCAGACTATTTTCAGGAACTAAAAAAAGATCACAAAACTAAAAGAGGCAGATCagacttaaatttaaaaatatttaatgactaaaaaaaacttctgcaaAATGACTCTAAATACTAAgtaattcagttcaataaagaacaaaaagaaaaaaatgcaattttataGTTCAACACTTTCTGCAAGCAACAGGATAGTGTCTGATGTGGTGATATTATACAGGTTATTCAAAAGGGAAGTCTATGATTAAGTGGGAAAATAAACGTATTAAAAAGGGCAATGATGAAGGAGTAAGTATAAAAAGTAGTTTTGTTAAagttaaatcattttgtttcattgtgaAATCTCACAAACCTCAATCTAGTTTTAGTCGGCAGGATTTCAAATGGCATTAAAGAATCTCTCACTAGTGCTGCACAACAGATCCAAGATATTACCATTATTGTAATAATATATCAGTAGGAACCTTATCAATATTGCAACAACTGCTTGGACCACCATGTTTGGATTAGTTAATCATCTAAGTGCATGCAGTCATATTCTGTGGCCCAATAAAATACTTGCCAATGCATCTTGCTTAGAGTAGCAGAATATGTTTAACAGGAGAATTAAACCATTAGAAACTTTTTTGCCATGTTGCTTTATCTTCACAGTACATGTACGAACATGCAGTAGCAACAGCATCACATAATGATAATAGCAAAAcaataaacctttaaatataaatatataaaacaatgaaCGACTGGATCAGAACTACAGTAATGCATTTCTCTGAATGTGGTGGAAAATAGACTAAAACAGCATTTTCAAATGAGCCGGAGTGACAGACAGGCAGGTGAGTGGACACAGGTATTAAACTACAAGTGAGTCGGTGCAGAGACGTCACAGAAGGCAGTTGTGTGAGTACAGAAACAGGTAGAGCAGGGTGTGGGTGAGCAACACTTACAAAGTACAGTTAACATGAGAAATGAACAGCTTTGATTCCTTTAGGGCTCTACAGCAGAGGGAATGAGAGAGAGACAAGAGACATGATGAGCAGTCGGTGAGAAACCCACTGCACTCCATTCGCCTGGCGTCACATCAGAGTCAGAGTGACACTTCTAGACAGCTGATGAGTTTAATGAAtctggcagccatattggatttgaTTTGTGCTGGAGAGCTTCAAAAGTCTAAGTGCAGCTTGTTcggtaattttttttccctaatcaatgaattacatttttatttcaaagaacaaactgaacagaacagaGTTTAGATGGCGGActtgaattaattttaatgttatttagtAATTCTGAAGGGAAATTAGAAGTAGGAGCTCTCATTATCCATTCTTCTCCAGTGAGTCATTACAGATGATTATATTTGTGAGAAGAATAGTTCTCCTGCAGCCTTTGGCTGAAATAAACTGTAGTTAGAATTAAAGTGATGCCCCCCACCCCCGGATATATTGtgtcagaaaacagaagcagagatCAGGATTTGAACCTATGACAGCTATCAAGTTAAAGCAGTCTCTGTGAATGGGGACAGCCGTTTTTCCGCAAGACCATGCGTTGCCAGAGTAACAATTTCACCGTTTCACACCTACAGTCACTTTTAATACTCCATATTTACTcagaaaggataaaaaaaatttatttaatatgcaGTGGAGTTCTAAAAGGCAGGTCAGGGTGGTTCATTTTATGTgctaatgcaataaaaacaaaaaaggttccAATATAGAAACATGAATGTAATCACacgtttgctttatttttattatttatatcaaACATTCCCAACATGAAAGCATACCGAAGCACATCACAACTGTTTCTCCACTGATAATTCTAAGAAATTGGCACTAATCTTCAATATTTCCAGTAcatgaattaagaaaaaaaaaaaatcagttaaatttaatatttgataataaatgtttaaaaatacaattgcctgatatatttgttttaagagTTGTGTTTCTCTCCATCACTGTCATCAGATTCTTCCATAGGAGGGAAACAAGTTTGCTTATTACCGGGGCtgcataaaatgtttcaagttcATTATCGTAAAATCACTGTAGGCAACATGAACATTACAAAGAACCACAGAATGGGTTGGCCAATGATGGTTGTATGATGTACAATGCTATCAGGCTCTCCATGTCTGTCTCCATGTCTGTAATATACCTGGTTGGTTAATGCAGCACTAACGGTTTTATAAGAAGTGATATGGTACGTAGGACTGATACTGCCAAAACTGAGGAAACaaagatgtaaataaagaaattttaaaaaatgaggaaataaaattgaaaaaccaaatatatttgtaaataaataaatggtttaatttcacatttgtttgtACTACTCCTTCGACTATTTTCCCTCAGTAATATTATAATGAGGTGGGCATTTCCATCACCATTGCTTAGGCTGCTGTCTCTGCGACCCGatcccggataagcggaagataAAGGAACGGATTCCATAACCAAATATTATGCAGCGCTAATTTGGCAtacatttttagtaaaaatgtaGGTTTGCAGAACAGACTGCCACAAGAGATTCTTCCTGCTCACATTGATAATGACTGAAGGACCTTTGATTGTAAGAATGTCACACAATTCTGTACGGTTTGGTCAAGTGTTactgaatttaaacatttacctAGATGTATATGAAAGTAAGAAATTGagagttattttaaaacattaaattgactttaaatgtatttccatATGATTGTATTAACCAACTATATATGTAAAGGCTATTAATGATTGAAAAGAATGATTGATAGAGTGCAAACAAAAGGAAGCAAAATACATCTGCCCATTGCTTtgatttatacatttctttGACACTCTGTCAAAAGTCCTGGCCCAGGACAAAATTTTAAGCTTGAAGCATCAGATGTAAAAGAAGAGCTGTGGAACTGGAGGCTGTGAAGGTGCTCATCACATCCACCTGCAAAGCTATCATTATCTAAAACAGCTGCAGTGAATCGCTACAGTTTGTCATTAGAGGAACTGACTCCTGCTCAGTAAGTATAACAATTAACCAGAGTAAAGGGTACTGAAATTTCCCCTGAGTGGTTGCAAAGGAAAGCTCACCAACATCTGCACTTCCTTATCTCTTTTGGTTGCTGTGTTCAACAGACGTTTGAGAAATTCTCTTATTTTAATAGTgggagaataaagtcacagcATATTGAATTGACAAAGTAAGAAAACAGGAGATGAGTGAGAGAACTGACCTGTGCCAGCAGCTGAGTGGCAACAAGACGGTAGACATAGCGGCTCATCACAGAATCATAAAAGCATGACTGTTAAGCTAAAGAAATGGCCGTGCGAGGTTTACTCACCCTCTCCCTGCATATCTGAAGTCCATAGTGTCAGGTTGTCACGTAACAACTGCATGATAAGTGTGGAGTCCTTGTAGCTTTCTTCACTCAGCGTGTCCAGTTCTGCGATGGCGTCATCGAACGCAGCCTTTGCCAACCTGAGCAAACACACTCCTGATTAAAACCCTTTATTTTCACGTCCGAGTCACATTTCTCGTTCTCATGAAGCATAGTATCAGAGATCATGTTCATGCGTCAGTGTggtgtggaaatatttttttcgaATTTCACTATTCAAATTgggaatacattttttaaacatacatatttatccttaatatttatgctgatcctatttaaaaatacaggaaaacataatgtattaaaaatctGATGTCATTTAAACAACATTATTTTCTGACTCATGTGCTGCTGTGCACCATAAATGTGCGAAAGCCGAAAAGCCCACTTATGACatcatttctctttttactttcttttaaacTCCTTACAGTCTTCCAGTTGGAGACAATATTCAAACTTTAAACAGATCGCGAGACATAGTGTCATCTTTTTAAGATTACTTTTTAATGCAAACTATTGTCATTCTCTCCAGTGTCTACAGGTGTTGGGATCATTGCTATGGAAACTCTCTGtgtgaataattaaaatggaaaaagtagaattaaaaatcaatcaagTAAAGTGGAATttgggacaaaaataaaatggatttcatAGAGTCCTGTAATAAATGTTCCACTATGCAGCCCAGTCTGTATAATCATtcaataaactgtaaaatgatatgaatatttttcatgaaTGATTTAACTGTGTATTTAACAAATTtgtgttgaattttatttatttaagcacCTAATTAATAATGAATCCAAATTTTACggatttatttattgaattaaatcACTATTGAACTGAAATAACACCAAATCTTAAGTACTTTTGgtcaagtttctagtgcaaatatcttaatacatttcagttaagacaaaactaatttagaagtaatttttctgcaagatacatacttataacaagacactTTTccaatgttataagtgaaataatctataaaaaaaatcttctatatcttgctcaaaagttatttgcaagttatttttgtcttaattgaAACAAATCaagatacagtacagaccaaaagtttggacacactttctcattgaattcaatgagaaagtgtgtccaaacttttggtctgtactgtatgtgcactaaaaactagaccaaaaacacttggtacgattttgtgtgtttgcagagcAGAACTCTATTCTTCCTATGGTAGTTTTGTCACAATCTGATGGTAAGCAACAAGCAGCCTGAGGCGTGGTGCTCAACTAAAACATTCCATCCTGAAATCACTCTGAACTGTCAGCCGACTTCCTTCAAAGACAAAGTCATAGTGAGCTTGTTTAGAAGAGACAATCACCTGCAGGCACGGTCGGGCGAATTGAGGATCTCGTAGTAGAAGACGGAGAAGTTGAGAGCGAGGCCGAGGCGGATTGGGTGCGTGGGCGGGAGCTCCAGCATGGCAAGGTCCGTAGCAGTTTTATACGCCACCAGGCTGTTCTCTGCAGCCTCCTTTCTGTTGTTGCCAGTGGCGAACTCTGCCAGGTACCTGTGGTAGTCCCCTTTCCTACAAATGGGGGGAAATGCTACAATATTACAACAGTTGAAGGTGTTACAAACTACTGACCTACAGATGAACTACAATATCCAGAAGATAAACAtatggagaaataaaacatgttctgtTTGTGAAACATGGAGCAGGTAGTTTCATGgtttaatgttacattttaaacagcTAAATGGAGAAGACAGGCAAATCCTTCATAACACAGCAAGGC
It includes:
- the LOC102236163 gene encoding 14-3-3 protein epsilon, with product MGEREDLVYQAKLAEQAERYDEMVESMKKVAGMDVELTVEERNLLSVAYKNVIGARRASWRIISSIEQREENKGGEEKLKMIREYRQTVEKELKSICGDILDALDRHLLPSAAMGESKVFYNKMKGDYHRYLAEFATGNNRKEAAENSLVAYKTATDLAMLELPPTHPIRLGLALNFSVFYYEILNSPDRACRLAKAAFDDAIAELDTLSEESYKDSTLIMQLLRDNLTLWTSDMQGEGEEQNKETLQDVEDEAQ